The proteins below come from a single Leifsonia sp. 1010 genomic window:
- a CDS encoding 3-hydroxyacyl-CoA dehydrogenase, with protein MQLDGCSAIVTGGASGLGNATARALTEAGARVVILDLPSSEGEKAAIALGPGARFIAADVTDEAQVQAAVDTASGLAPLRVVVNCAGIATAEKVLGRDGVIPLEHFERVIRVNLIGTFNVVRLAAAAIAQTEPVGEERGVIVNTASVAAFDGQIGQPAYSASKGGVAAMTLPLAREFARSLIRVMTIAPGIFETPMMAGLPQAAQDSLAAQVPHPSRLGRPAEYAALVRAIVENPMLNGETIRLDGAIRMQPK; from the coding sequence ATGCAGCTCGACGGATGCTCGGCCATCGTCACCGGCGGAGCCAGCGGACTCGGAAACGCCACCGCGCGCGCACTCACCGAGGCGGGCGCCCGTGTCGTCATCCTCGACCTCCCCAGCTCGGAGGGCGAGAAGGCCGCGATCGCCCTCGGCCCCGGCGCACGGTTCATCGCCGCGGATGTCACCGACGAGGCACAGGTGCAGGCGGCGGTGGACACCGCATCAGGTCTCGCCCCGCTGCGCGTCGTCGTCAACTGCGCAGGCATCGCCACTGCCGAGAAGGTGCTGGGTCGCGACGGCGTCATCCCGCTCGAGCACTTCGAGCGCGTGATCCGCGTGAACCTGATCGGCACGTTCAACGTCGTGCGCCTCGCGGCTGCTGCGATCGCGCAGACCGAGCCGGTCGGTGAGGAGCGCGGCGTGATCGTCAACACGGCGTCGGTGGCCGCGTTCGACGGCCAGATCGGCCAGCCGGCCTATTCCGCGTCGAAGGGTGGGGTCGCGGCCATGACGCTGCCGTTGGCGCGGGAGTTCGCGCGCAGTCTCATCCGCGTCATGACGATCGCGCCGGGGATCTTCGAGACCCCGATGATGGCCGGGTTGCCGCAGGCGGCGCAGGACTCATTGGCCGCGCAGGTGCCGCATCCCTCGCGGCTCGGCCGGCCGGCGGAGTATGCCGCGCTGGTGCGCGCGATCGTCGAGAACCCGATGCTCAACGGGGAGACGATCCGCCTCGACGGCGCGATCCGGATGCAGCCCAAGTAA